A genome region from Bombus pyrosoma isolate SC7728 unplaced genomic scaffold, ASM1482585v1 HiC_scaffold_4713, whole genome shotgun sequence includes the following:
- the LOC122577465 gene encoding uncharacterized protein LOC122577465, with product MPVGTFKARGNVSLLKMCLRAKELSVLMPMVPFKPRVLLSGVPLEPSFGCRLCWLWTWKYLRLPNLYNTRGGEIPKMCGWLVKTIQMTVRRLTSLRRLLLESWMFSCVTALLVGAIFSTVLVIMILNGEYGRVFIKGSLCRLS from the exons ATGCCTGTGGGAACGTTCAAGGCACGTGGCAATGTGTCCTTGTTGAAGATGTGTCTGAGGGCTAAGGAACTTTCCGTGCTGATGCCAATGGTACCGTTTAAGCCACGTGTATTGTTATCAGGGGTGCCTCTGGAACCTTCCTT TGGGTGCAGGTTATGTTGGTTATGGACATGGAAGTATCTGCGTTTGCCCAACCTGTacaa CACAAGAGGAGGAGAGATTCCAAAAATGTGTGGATGGCTCGTGAAGACGATACAGATGACTGTGCGAAGGCTCACTTCCCTGAGGAGACTTCTGCTGGAGTCCTGGATGTTCTCCTGTGTCACCGCTCTTCTGGTCGGAGCAATCTTCTCTACT GTTTTGGtgattatgattttaaatggTGAATACGGACGTGTCTTCATCAAAGGTTCCTTATGCAGATTGTCCCA